The DNA region ACACAAAAACAAAGTACAACACCAAAGAGCAACAACAAGATTTATGAGGTACCTAaagatacctccccctcaaacaaggattactttcattaatatatCAATATACACTAATGATAAGCCACACACAAGCTCTGAGAACACTCTCTCAAAgtaaagattgaacctttaatGTCAATCTCACACAAACTTGCAAATACAAAGAAGATTGAACCTTTAATATCCATTGCAACATATTAAAAAACGCTTACATTGCAATTAATTAATCATGTTACCTAATatcgaattttattttttaaagttgtaAAAACTAACTTTATGAATATATCTTTTGTAACAAATTAGTCAAAAATGCATctatgatttaatttattactcCCTTGGCCTGTTTGATAATCAGTATTAAATAATggtaatgataatgaaaatttagcGTAATTTTTGAAAATCTGATTTTAAGTTTGTGGTCATGCTTGTTGTActttaatcatcttattttttcacaaaattcattccaatgcattattatTTGGAGAAGTGGTATTAGAAGGTATTGAAAAGTTAtgaacaaaaattttttttgattatcaactattcattaccatgggaatgagatgttacatttcatgaaaatttaatcTACTAATTATTCTCATTAGTCATTACCGCTATTTAGTACCAACAACTAAATTTACGTCTATGTTTTTATGAATGGATGATTATTTAAAGAATTTTACTACAAAAGTTAAGTTGCCTTGCTTAAACAAAAGAGAAATGAGAACAGAGCTGAAATAACACTTCTAGAGTAAAATCATAAATATCACTGAAAGAATTGTAAAGTGATAAATACAATGACAGTTGATAACTTTTTTAACATTTGCCAAATATCTCGATTTTTTCAGAATACTTTgattaaaaatactaaaatagtGTAATTAGTGAAAATTCATGCACAAAAAACTCAACAACTTATATCTTTGGAAGAAGAGTTTATAtcttaattttgaaatatttatataaCCTTCATTGtataattttaggaaaaaaatttaattttacaaaattttacaaaatttaattttacaaaagttTAAAGTTTAACACTTTTGCCAATTACAGCTTTaatgtttcattttttttcgaattacaatcaccaaaataacaaaatttatagATTCAGACCAAAAACACATAACTCCGATCATTTAATCTAATATTCCAACCACCAAAATAATCGAAATTCTGTGTTTTGGCCTGAACTTGCAAACTTTAATATCTTgatggctgtaattcgcaaaaagtAAACATTGAGGCTGTGATTCGTAAAAATGCTAAACGTTAAGGttgtaatttacaaattattctATTGTAATTGATTTCATAAAATGAATAACACTTCCGACCATAaggaatatataaaattattaaaataaagttagtgaaagatTTGTGAGAtccaaaaaacattattaaaatattaaaatgaagatgaataaaattatttcagcaaaatatataatataaataaaaatatatatatgagaaaTAATTCAAAGGTGAAAATATTTACGGCGGATGAGTGAAAAATTGAATTACTAATATgagttttttcttattattattactattttttactaaaaaaaaataacgaaacaaccaataaaaatagtctGACCTTAAGTAAGACAGCATCAGCATGAGGAACAGCTTCAAACATATAAACTGCTACAAACTTAACATTACTTGAAGCTTTCTCCTGTAATCCTTGGACAACATGTGGTAAGTCAAGAACAAATGGATATTGATTAAGTGGGTGGTTTTTAAGCAAGAGTTGGGAGCTCAATGTAAGATCAAACCCATATGGCCATATCGTCCATCTTCTAGAAGCTTCTTGGAGAAGAAGTTAGAAGATTCTAGAATACGCATTAGACGATTAAGGGAAGGAATATTATTGGGGTGAATTGGAAGTGAAGTGGCTAGTTCATTCAAAGACATGGGCTTTCCATGTTTATGAATAGTATCTGGAATGTCAAGTTGAAGGGCACATTTTAAGGCCATAGATTTGAGGTAGTAGAAAGTGTGTTtccatatattattttgggCTTCTAATAGCTCTTTTGCTTCTTCAATAGTAAAGGTAGAAGAATCCATTTGTTTGTATTATTACAACTTACTAGTTCTATTGGCTAGTGCTTTTCATCTATTACGAGTTCCATTATTTATATAGATAATAAAGAGTATAACTACACACATTTCTAAGGCGCTAACTTGATCACGATGGGGCATTGTTAtatatcgccacccttttcattttatcgccacctcctaatgaaattacgaatttgcctctggtcttaaaatttgtttaacaaatgtaaatcgcacttaataacattattatcactttaaaaacattaaatttaaagtttaaacgtaatctcgaacatttttatcgcgaccctatatatattgaattttcagacgtGCCCTTGtatgatatacgaattcaaacatgGTActctctctctaaaaactctctaaaaacgttcttcgattttaaacaagctgttagttgaatcgattaactatggctaacgaaagcgactatgaagcGGATCCGGTACATACTTTAGTCGATTTGAATCagtgtattttttaaaaaaaaaaaaaaagaagtcgCAAAAATTGGGCAAGTGAACCATGGTTGattcgcacaaaacgtgcgagttGACCACAGtttagtcgcacaaaacgttcGACTGGACCCTGGTCCACtcacacgttttgtgcgactccaccgtggtccactcgcacgATTTGTGCGACTCCACCGTGCTCTGCTCACGGTTTTTGTgcgattgatttttatttttgttttatttttgttttttttattacattattatttaaattattatacgtctttgtaaattattataattaatattattattaatattattataatattattattaataataatattatttgtattattattattattattattattattattattattattattattattattattattattattattaatattattattattattattattacttttagtattattattattattattattattattattattattattattattattattattattattattattattattaatttttgttattattattattattattattattattattttcttattatttaatattaatttgttttattattattacaattattttattatatttttttattgttattattttaatattaattatttaagtaaattataatttttaattaatattaatttgtattactaatattttaatattaattattaaagtaatttaaaatttttatttattattgaatgtttttattattaatgtttgtatgtataattttttaatgacctaatgtatggtttgtttcatatttcaaatttgcaggactttaAAAACCTAGGAGACAATGTAGATTGGTTCGGTAGATTTGTTATGGATAGGGGATTTAATTCCTTAGAtaaattacatagttgggcagATGCGATAGCCATaacaattgattttcaatttacacgtgcttcttataaacaaaaagaaggacgttttagggttagtgtgtatttaagatttcaccgctatggtaatattatgGGTGATTTAAATATTCTAGATAATTCTgtccgacctggttctaaaagtagaagttgtgggtgtaaatttttgattgtagcaagtagtcgtaaaccaggagaaagactttggacggtaagggtgtgtccgggaggtcgtgatttttcattgtttccATGGCCTAATCACATCCCGCACAttcttcctccttacttgtttgattggattgatgtcttAGGTGATGGTCACTGTgaatttagagctattgccgccacaaagttgggaggcgaggaggcatggcctcttttaagacgtgctatgtgtatggaaatgcaaatgaacagagaccaATACCTAAGTTTGTATCTATTGCAGGAGTCGTTAGACGATGCTATATTCAGAATTGGTTCTCACGgcaatggacctgctccttatattcactggatggatgcactgatggcattgtactctgcagcaatgtttcttaacattggcattgcttattatggttctgctgacggtaatcagctgtacaactgtttggttcttccgttaaggaaagcatcgGGCGTGCACAgtataaataaagttatacatatatgctggttgaatagaaatcattttgttcaactattaatgaacggcgattcatctccactgccgccagtccatCAACATTGGAGAGAAGCAATTGACAATTTTTCCAGACATATAGAAACATATTCTACTAGTAGGATTATGCTTTGGAATAAACTATGCGGGCCACGACCACCACAacgtaataacaccgctgaagatgctgtaaatttagatagtccatagtgtaacGTGATGTGTAAATCATTATTCAGTTTTACTACAGAAATTGTAGATGGGATTCAAtttgtagatagtccatagttatACTATTGTGTACGTCATTACTATAGAATTTGTAGATGAAATTCAATATGTATAGTAAtgttgtaaattaataaaagcattgatgtaaacatgaattaaatttaatgtaaaaagcgttgatataaataaataaacgcattaatgtaaattagtttaaatacaGACTGTAAAGGGCCATGATCCTTAAAagcttgccattcggcaaaGAAATCTTTAACATCACCAAGGTATACATCTAAAGCATGTCTTTCCCGGGTGTTCATTTCCGCAACAGCAGGCAATCTCGCCAATGGAGCGACTCGACTTGGCCATTCATtcagaaactgaaaaaaaaaggaaaaagggtgtgaataagatattaaacaacatctaaataacacaacgacattatagaaaacaaataaattcaaaaaactaaTTTATTCCAATCTGCTTTCAGCTGGACCAAAACcggcactcggtccttcgcCGGGGACGACGTATAGGTGGGAGcacactctgaaccagtcaacgtaactaggatcagcctctgatggaacagatgcccgacgaagtgcctgatcaccaaGGCGGGCACTGTAgcggaacctactccatgcctccaagtACACAGGCagagaagcaaaggtcacggagtaggtaccGTGTGTCGGTCGTACAGCCTGGGTTGGTCTCAGAGGagggggggaatagcctgcacaaagCCGACTTGTCGCATTGTCCTCTCCGGaaaatacacctcgacgatatcaaagcaagtgatacccgCGATGAAGGTGGTGCAtgggtgctcattcagcaaTGCCCTTGTAGAAttcatgtacggagtccattccacctgcatacaagccaagttaacatataaaaataatctaaaatttaaataacatgcataacaaagtgtgatgtgatgtacaatacctgagtctccgtcatgCAGTCCAGTATACTCCTGCAGTCCCTCAGCCTGTTGATCTCACGACCTGGCTTgggcgtggaccacatctccgccctagtcttattaggTACATCtgctcggcgaggatgagggcggaaggcgggaaagtactcgtaaatccatgtctggagcaatgtgaggcaacccgtaatggtcttgcaaccagccctagatgccattcccagttggcgatacatgtaggccagcgtcaccgcaccccaggcgatCTCATCCTGATTGACGTTGACGGAAAGTATCgagtgaggtcgcatgccagttCTAGTCTTATCCGCCAGTAGGGTAGagccgacaatagccatgtagtaggctgtCGACTGGGTCTCCATAGCGTGGGACCGATGACACAACTACATCACTTCAGCAACGCTGACGCAACCGCTGGTGAATATCCCTTTCCGTCGTAGCTCGGACATGGGCTCCCCAAACAGATTAGTAATACCGACCTGCCACTCCCCTTCAGAAGGCTCAGCCggtagagaaccttcaatacctatgcctaatatgcgttgcacgtcgtgcaacataatcgtcatctcccccatggcatgtggaaggtgttcgtatccggcttcCACCTCTCCACGagggccgatatcaaagcatagtcgatgtgctggtgcataatgtacggtagccggccgaggggagtagcaggtagaacatcggAAAGCGCATCGGTCATATCCCACAGTCcgatgatcgcctccaacggCTTCTTTCTACTACGGCATTCCAGaaccggaggcgtacgctcagagccgtcaaaaataacattagctatgtgcccgccatagctgggtatcaggcgcgtatctgtgggccccccggtctggggcgatgtgactaaACAGTCCGTTCCAGCGGATTGTGAGCGCCTGCtcccccgtggcggctcattatgaACGAGACTATGTTCGACCTGCTCAGATGTGCCTGAAAAACTAGGGTCGGCACGTGCGAATCTCTCGTCGAGCCCCCGGACAACAGTCCAGTCCACTGGGCGAAGATCGGGACCTTGGTATTgaacatcatcaacatcattatcatcatcactagaaaccccccaactactctcgAGGCTGCTAGCCTAGTCAGCAAAACGAGTACGCACTTGATTCAGCGTATTcgaccgttgggcctcactgtgtctggcagcctcttcctgcctagcccttcTAGTAGAACCCGTCACCCCCTCTCATAAGGGTCCCCTCTGAGcagggtaggcctagaactattcccgctcaacaagtttctaaaaaaaccctttcctttcccgtgagtaccagccatttactacaatttttgataatttagttaactattattaataaataaacataatcaaacgttacgttaaattaaccacatgaacaaaaaataattaattagcaacaacaatatttaactaatcattatcaacaaatacaatgtaagaacatatttattattattattattaatattattattgtaattaattttctgaattaataataatcataataataaaaataatattaacaaaaataataacattaataataatcataacaataataacacaaacaacaataataatcataagaCTAATagcaaaaacaatatttaaaaataaaattaaagaaaaatttactaacaataacaataataacaacaacaacatcaccaacaaaaataataaaaataatatttaaaagaatattaaaaagttaataataataataataataataataataataataataataataataataatatttaaaaaaaataaattaaatataaaaattaaaacaaaaatataaatttaataataataataataacaatcacaataataataataataataataataataataataataataataataataataataataatattaaatagttggaatgaaaatgatttgtatTGTAAATTTAATGATGTGTCTCATGTTATTTTCATGCtaataaaatttaatcataaaaaaatgtttgttcacaatttttcattaccacctaataccacattttcaaatggtaatgtAATACATAGAATTGAATtaaattttgtgataaaaattagatttttaaaggaaaataagcATGATTAATACACTTGTCAAAAGATAATCTAACTAAAATTACAGAAACTTTACCATTACCATTTTTACTATTCAATATTGATTATCAAATGCATGGTTAGGGTAATGTGTCATATTATTGTGAACGAATGGGATAGATTGTATTATCAAGTGCTTATTGTATTAATCGTGataaaagtattaattttttaatttcacttgtagataaaaaaaattttaattttttaaatgtataGCCATTAAGGGGATTCTTggcaattagtttttttattgactttttggTTGGTttggacaaaattttaaaaagtgtttGACAAATAAGTTTTAAgatctgaattttattttaaaactaaaaacttACCCATAGTTGTTTATCATCaaccaataaataatttttaccaacATCTCCATAATAATTGGCATAATTAAATAGCTTACTTATCCGCTAATACATTCAGCTAGTCAAATTAGATAATATTTATTTGCCAAACAGActttaagaatttttttcaGATGATAGGATAGGCTTAGGGTAAGAGAAAATCAAGTAAAAATCGCGTTCAAAACCTTATATGAATAATGTTGTGTTTACTCCAATGATAAGatagaattctaaccatttacaACTTTTCTTCACCTAACTTGGAATTTAATGTTCCACATGACAATtgtatattctttttatttatttttatttaatgagATTGCGAAGGTTCTTTAATTTTTAGCCTCATGTCATTTGATTTTGTGGATAAAATGATAAGGCAATCACGGAATAAAATATTCGTAATTTTAAAATTCGTCATCCTTTTTATTGTGTCTTTATTCcttttttattgaaataaaatacccttaaattaatttaattataaaatcaactattattattaataaactaaatttattaattataattaaattaaaataaaaaatattaattttattaaagaaaacaatttttttaaatcggAAAATAAACCTAATCACACGTTATTTGTTGAAATTTAATACATGATCACCCCATACCTTCGCCCCGATATGGAAGATGTTTAAAACGCAAATCACATTCTAAATCAACGAATCTGAAATACTCACAAATcgacaaatataaatatataatgatTTAATGATACGGCCTAAATAATCCTCAATCATTCATACGTGTACGCAGGTCATTTCTCTAGCCATATATGTTTCctattattttaagaaattttacgTTGTAATTTTGAAGTTTAGTATTTTTCAATAGGtaactaaaatttttaaaagatcCATGCAGTAATTCTGAAGTTTACCAAATTATTCTACCTTGatctttttgcacataaaacattAGCAAACGtgaatttcgaagctttaaaactgttgtacgcctatttatgcaaCTCTTCATTTCATATTTCATTAATTTCAACCTTTTCCCCTAAAATATAAAttctaactctaccatctttcatccaaatcatatttttctcccaaatccaaagatggtagagttagggtttatatttttGCGGAAAAGGTTGAGACTGGTGGCATTTGAAATGgcgagtcgcataaataggcgtacaatagccttaaagcttcgaaattaacttTTGCTAacattttatgtgcaaaaaggtcaaggtgaaacaatttggtaaacctcaggcACGTgtatattttaaaagttttggttaccacgtggcaaacccaaaacctcagggTTATCACTTTGAATTTTCCTACTATTTTTATATGTATTGAAATTGCACTTGGCGGGTGGCTATTTGCTACTAGCTACTACTTGGCTTTAGGGATGACAATCAGTCCAAATCCACCCTTGATCTTACCTGATTCGAGAAATTTAATCCGATCTAAATCCAAGAGTAAAAATGTTTGACTCAGATTTCGATTATATAGTCCGAGTCCGATTCAGAGAGAGATCGAAGTTGGACTTCATAAAAAATCTGATACTTCGACCTAACCCCAACTCGACCCGACTCGACGCGACTGACACCTGACTTCGAATTTGAATTTAagctattttttaatttgaacaaaTTTGAATTTCATTGTAAACAAGAAGGATGATAAATTTATTCAAACCAACTTTGCAAACCTGACATCTAAGACATAGATTAAATGTCAAATTCAAGTAAAAAGTATaagcttgatttgtttttcataTTAAGTCAAGTCCGCAAaacttattgtttttatatcagttaataatataatactcaaaattttaaatgcaagtttttggttttataattaaataattagagaTCGAATGAATATTACCAAGGTTGCTAAAAGCGTAAATTTAACTTAAACCGAAAACAACTCTTAgataaaattatcaattttgaACATTAGCTCAATCATTAATAAGTCagtaacactaaataaaaccaAGCCTTAACTAGTAatctagataaaaaaaaaaacaaaacaaaaaaaaaagctttaaggCAGCaagaattttcattaaaaagttaaaagtccCAACTCCCATGCGTGTTGTTCATAAAATAGTTATATTATGTTCAAGAGTCTCAATTTATTCATTAGAAagcaaaaaatagaaattatggTCTAGGGTTATAGTTGATTGGGTGGGCTAAGGCTTTATTTAATTGTGATTCTACCATTCTATACGATTCCTACGATTTTAATTGCGATTCTAAAATTTGAAGGACATATTTTTTTTGCTATGTTGTATTTAAATAACTACTCTAttagttttttatgcttttaaatcattaatataatatcaataaaaataaattttgataataatccgaacTTCGTcggaggtccgagagtccgagtaAGAGCAAATAAAGTTGGAGtttgcataatccgactccgagtggaggtggactgataTCAGAGGAATGTCGAAGGGTGGAAATTtgagccgagtccgacccattgtcATCCCTACTTAGCTTAAGTTATAGAAGTAGACTTGGCTATCGACCATCAGATTTGGCCCATCGACTCAAAAATGCGCGAACTtggacaatatttttttttatcaaaagttcAAAATATGGATCCGTCAAGCACGCCTATTTAAGATTAACAAACATATTAGCCTCCATTTTAAGATTGAAGAGGggtaaaaacacaaaaaaaatatttgcattTAAGACCACTTGCTTTTTTCtatgtatatattttacttTAAGTTTTCTATTTTTAAGGCTCTTTTAATCTTTAGTGATAAGATTCTCATCATTATCCAACCCAGTGTATCACGCACATATAAAAATACAATCTTTAGTGATAAGATTGTATCCTAAAAATGTTTGTTTAAATTTACTTTAGatgtaataaatttattttttagcgtatcattttttttttcataattttttttgcattaaatTTTATCCTTCATCATTATAAGTGTTTTCTTTACATATGCaactataaaagaaaaaaaatttggttgccCACAGGTTTACCTGCTAAGAAAACAGGTTGGTAGTGGTAAGTGAATTAGCTCGCTGACAAAATTTTGAAATCTTAGGACAATCAATAGAATTTTAGAGGTGAACTTGGTTTACTAACCATCCAAATCCGCCTATAAACATCTCAAAATATTCATTTTGAGTTTTTCAATCTTGCTAGAATGTCAATATAAATTGTATTctaatttttgataaattttactTGTTGATAATGAGAATCGCGAATGAACCGATTGAACGATTTCAGCCTCATTTAGTTGGATAATGGATAAGATTACAATGGCAATCACCAATCATAGTTTTTCTCTTTTAAAAACgtggaaaataaaataaacgatgcaataaataaaactattcttgtgagagacagtctcttaaAGGGACGACCCTAAAATAAGAAGTCCACGTtcttatttaatctttaatttgtattaattaagttatttaacCCATATATCTAATTCGTCTCttggagagaccgtctctcacaacaaatTGTGAAATAAAAATACACGATAATATCAAGTCTCTATCAACGTCTAAACAAAACTGTTCTAACAatttataaactaataaataaaattctttattttgaaaactttggacAGTCGAACACATTACACGTATATTAAGATGTGGTTTTGACATTTATAAAGCGTTCGATCTTACATGGCCTCCtaaattcaaatatcttaaatacTCATAAGCAAGCCGAAAAGTTACTATTATTCGTTCCTTTTTAATAGACAGACTCTTCAAAACGCACGTAGGTAaataatgtatatttttatcCTTAATATCGTTATATATtcacaaatataatttttaaaatgtagaAGTAAATTACTCCTATTAAATAGATGTatataaattttacaaactcacacctaaattgtaattatatattttgttaaacaAATATAGTCTTTCTAGCCCATGGTTACGCcaacattttcatttttgtttgtcccttttattattaaatacttTTATTTTGAGTATTGTTCAATTTCATTAActcttattcatatattttctcttattttaccTTCTTTTTAATCTTATCAaaacaatttttaataattctaacattttctttatatttatacAATTTTAATCATATCAACACAAAGAGCTAGAGTAATTCACTaaagcctcttcctgcctagctcTCCTAGTAGAACTCGTCACCCCCttctcatgagggtcccctctgagcatggtaggcctagaactattcccGCTTAGCAAgtttctaaaaaaaccctttcctttcctgtgagtaccagccatttactataatttttgataatttaattaactattattaataaataaacataatcaaacgttacgttaaattaaccacatgaacaaaagacaataactaattaacaacaacaatatttaacttatcattatcaacaaatataatgtaaggacatatttattattattattattattattattattattaattattgtaattaattttctaaattaataataatcataataataataataatattaacaaaaataataacattaataataatcataacaataataacacaaacaataataataatcataacactaataacaaaaacaatatttaaaaataaaattaaagaaaagtttactaacaataacaataataacaacaacaacaacaacatcaccaacaaaaataataaaaataatatttaaaagaatataaaaaagataataataataataataataataataataataataataataataataatatttaaaataataaattaaatataataactaaaaaaaaaataaaaatttaataataataataataaaaatcacaataataataataataataataataataataataataataataataataataataataataaagagtgCTAACTTGATCACGAGTTTCATTATTTATATAGATAATAAAGAGTAAAACTACACACCTTTCTAAGGCGCTAACTTGATCACGATGAGGCATTATTATATATCgccatcctttttcattttatcgtcacccattaatgaaattacgaatttacctctgcacttaaaacttgtttaacaaatgtaaatcgcacttaataacactattattactttaaaaacattaaatttaaagctTAAACGTAATCTcgaacatttttatcgcgaccctatatatatattgaattttcagacgcGCCCTTGtatgatatacgaattcaaacacggtactatctctctaaaaactttcttcgattttaaacaagctgttagtcggaatcgattaactatggctTACGAAAACGACTATGAATCGGGTCCGGtacgtactttaatcgatttgaatccgtgtatttttttttaaaaaaaaaaagtcgcaAAAACTAGGCGGGTGAACCATagttgagtcgcacaaaacttgcAAGTAgaccacggttcagtcgcacaaaacgtgcgactagATCGTGGTCCACTCACACGTTTTGTACGACTCCaccgtggtccactcgcacgATTTGTGCGACTCCACCGTGGTCTGCTCGCAGTTTTTTTACGACtggtttttattttcttttattt from Amaranthus tricolor cultivar Red isolate AtriRed21 chromosome 3, ASM2621246v1, whole genome shotgun sequence includes:
- the LOC130808242 gene encoding trans-resveratrol di-O-methyltransferase-like; amino-acid sequence: MDSSTFTIEEAKELLEAQNNIWKHTFYYLKSMALKCALQLDIPDTIHKHGKPMSLNELATSLPIHPNNIPSLNRLMRILESSNFFSKKLLEDGRYGHMGLQEKASSNVKFVAVYMFEAVPHADAVLLKVQSSLYLQVCVRLTLKVQSLL